One Bacillus sp. 1780r2a1 DNA segment encodes these proteins:
- a CDS encoding GNAT family N-acetyltransferase codes for MVIREIEMTDAPQFVEMIKQVETESQYMLFEENERKLSSEQQEKQIEMMKQQRNSTLLVAEVEGELIGYLQAVGGVVNRSAHVAYVSMGILKDYRGMGIGLQLFQQLEEWAKEQEIHRLELTVVVENVIAIHLYKKVGFQIEGTKKHSLRINGQYVDEYIMSKLLE; via the coding sequence ATTGTGATACGTGAAATAGAGATGACTGATGCGCCTCAATTTGTTGAGATGATTAAGCAAGTAGAAACTGAAAGTCAATATATGCTCTTTGAAGAAAACGAACGAAAGTTAAGTTCAGAGCAACAGGAAAAGCAAATTGAAATGATGAAACAACAGCGAAACTCTACGCTTTTAGTAGCAGAAGTAGAGGGGGAACTAATTGGTTACTTACAGGCTGTGGGTGGAGTGGTGAATCGAAGTGCCCACGTCGCGTATGTATCAATGGGTATTTTAAAAGACTACCGAGGAATGGGTATCGGTTTGCAGTTGTTCCAACAGCTTGAAGAATGGGCAAAAGAGCAGGAAATTCATCGCCTTGAGCTAACAGTTGTAGTTGAAAATGTAATTGCAATCCATTTATATAAAAAAGTCGGCTTTCAAATTGAAGGCACAAAAAAGCATTCACTGCGAATTAATGGACAATATGTCGATGAATATATCATGAGTAAGTTATTAGAATAG
- the uraH gene encoding hydroxyisourate hydrolase: MTTLSTHVLDLTSGKPAKGIVVSLYRIQGNTERLWIGDTITNEDGRIDQPFFSKEPFTSGEYELLFDIETYFSISQSVQTSTPAFLTKVAVRIGLSETFEHYHVPLLVSPWGYQIYRGS, translated from the coding sequence ATGACGACGCTTTCGACTCATGTTTTAGATTTAACAAGCGGAAAACCAGCTAAGGGAATTGTTGTTTCACTCTACAGAATTCAAGGTAATACTGAACGTTTGTGGATCGGGGACACAATCACAAACGAAGATGGACGCATCGACCAACCTTTTTTCAGCAAGGAACCATTTACTTCAGGTGAGTATGAACTTTTATTCGATATTGAAACGTACTTTTCGATAAGCCAATCAGTGCAAACGAGCACCCCTGCTTTTTTAACAAAAGTAGCAGTTAGGATTGGGCTTTCAGAAACATTTGAACACTATCACGTCCCCCTTCTTGTTTCTCCATGGGGATATCAAATTTATCGAGGTAGTTAA